The Halovivax ruber XH-70 genome includes the window GCCGAGCCGGACGCCTTTGGCGTTGGCGACCGCGTCGAGGCGACGATCCGCCGGATCTACACGCAGGAGGGCGTCACCCGCTACGGATTCAAGGTCCGGCCCGTGGGGCGGTAGGACGCGTCGCTGGGAGGTGAAATCTGTCGCTGGCGGAGTGCGGGACTCCTTCCAAAACAGAAGTGGGATATTGATTCTCCGATTTGACTAGTAACTATATTACAATTCACGTCAATTATCAGCACGGAAGCCACGACCTCCGTCGGGGGTAGAAATGCCCCGGGTGCACTAACACCCGAGACGTGGCTTCCATAACCCGCGGTAGGGCTAGGTTGCCATGTTCCGAAAGACACCTTCGAGACAAAAAGGTCTCGCACGCCCGTTGCCTAGAGAGTCGTATCGCTATCCGTCGTTCAACTTCGTTTCTCGGGATGGGGGGGCCGAGTATCTTCGATCAACTCGAGCGGCAGAACTGCGAGGTGCTCGGATGAAATCCGTCGAGCGAACGAGCGATGGCGCTGGCGATGGGACTCCCGACTGGGAGTGCTACCGGTGCGATCGGGACGTGGCACCACAGCGGCTCTTTCGGATCACCACTGAGCCGCCGGCGTCGCTCTCGCAGGACTACCAGACTGCGGAGCGTTTCTGCTGTCTGGACTGTGCAGCTGGCATGAACCTTTCCGAGTTCTCCGAGCAACTGAAAGCCCGCGCTCGTCGGGGTGAGAACTCGGCGACGAAGTGACCACGGCCCGCGGCGTGCGCCGTCGCGCCACGCCCCGTGTCGTGTCCGCTGCCGTTTGGTGCCCCGCCCTCAGCGTCAGTGTCCAACTCGTGGGCGTCCATGGTGTGCTGGAGTGGCACCAGGCGCTGGCGTGAATCGTCGTCCGGAGTCTCGTGTTTCGGATCCGGATCGGTTTCCAGATCGACAGCTGAGGGCACTCGTCGTGATCGTCGCACCACTCCAGACGAAGAGCCGAACCTATCGCCCAGTTATCCGAGTACGACGGAGTGATCGCCGTCGCGCAGGTGTAGTTGCGGGTACAGCTCGTAGTGGTCGTACCGACGGGCGTAGATGAATTTTCCAAAGCCAATCACGCGGAACGCCTCCGGCGGGAGCAGGCCCATTCCCACGAAGCAATCGCGCACCTGACACCGGAGGTGGTGATCGAGGTACGCACGGAACTCGTCGAGCGGGCCGGGTTCGGCGGGCATCAGTTCGAGCGTGGCGTCGGGTTGGCGATCGAGCGGCCGGTCGGCTCGCTGTACTTCGTGCTGGCCCTGCGCGTTCGGATAGCCGACGTGGATGCCCGAGACCGCGGCGACGTCGAGCTCGAGATCGTCGGGATTGGCGAGGTCGACGACGTGGTCGCCGAAGGCCTCCCACTCCGCCAGATCCGAATCGGAGATATCGGAGGGATTGGTGACCCTTGTCCCGGCGTCGTAGTCGAGGTCGTGGGCCTCCGCCAGTGCGCGGGCCTGCGCTTCGAGGCCGCTGCCCGGAACGTCGATACCAAGCCAGACGTCGAGCTCGTAAACGACCGCGTCGGGTGCCCGGACGCCCGCGGGAAGCTCCACGGGTCGGTCGACGTCCTCGTGGTGACTGCGCACCTGCTGGCGGAGCGCGCCGAAGTAGCGCTCGAATTCGGCGTCGGAGAGGTCCTGGATGACGAGTCGAACCGCGTTCACGTACGCCGGGTTCTCGGTGTGCTCGACGGTGTCGTACCCGCGCTCGCAAAAGACGTGGTACTTCGCGAACCGACGGGCCTGATTGTTGTGTTCGTTTTCGGCTTCGGTTCGGTTGTCCGGGTCGTCGGCGTAGGCGTCGCAGTGATGGGCGTAAATCTCACCGTCGGCCTTGTGGAGTTCAATATGGTGTTTCTCTCCGGTATTATCGATCACCGCAACTCCTATGTCTTTATCATCCTCACCCAGAAATTCCGCTTTCATTGTTGGCCCCAAATTTAGTTGCACCACCATGCGCATTCCCCTCATCCTTCAACTCCTCGTACATCCGTGAGATCTCCTCGTACATCTGTTCGAGGCTCGCGGCCTTCTCGTCGACCAGGTTGTCCGATGCCCAGCCGATGCCCTGTTTCACGAAATCGCCGACGACGCCGGATGCAGCTGTTCCGACGGCTGCTCCGGCTTCGGTCCCGAGACCGGGGAAGATCGACCCAACCGCTGCACCGACTGCAGCGCCCGTTCCCATACTCGCCAGCGAGCCGAGGAGTCCTTTCGTCGCCGTCTCTCCCCACTCGCCCTCGGACGGTGCACCTGGTTGCGCCTGGCTCAGGACTTCGAGCACCTGCTGCTGGTTCGCTTTGAGCTGTTCGACTTCCTTCGCCAGGACTTCCGGGTCGGCCGGCACGTCCGAGCCGAAGCGCTCGTCGGCCTCCTGACGAGCCTGGTCGATCTGCTCCCCTTCGGGCATCCGCTGGATGTGTACGTCAGTTCCCAGTCGGTTCACGATCAGCGCCTCCTCACCCGAGAGCGCTTCTTCAGCTGCCTGATCCGCCTCTCGCTCCAGTTGCGGATCCGGATCGATCTCCAGGTCCGCATCCGCTTGCGGCATCATCGAGATCGCCGCCCCGGTTTGCTGTTTGACGTGCGCGAGTAGGTGCTGGCCCTCTGGGCTCTCCGGATCGTACTCGCCCGCGTTGAACGCGATGTGATTCCCGACTGTGAACGCGCGGGCGTTGATCTCCTCACAGGCCTTCGCCGCCGTCGGCCCGGTGTGGATCTGCACGTCGCTGAACGAGTCACCCATTCGATCCTCCACCGCGCGCTGAATCGAGGTGTCGAGCAATTGGCCACTGGTACCGCGTGCGGCGAGGCCCGCCCATGAGCCTTCAACGAGCCTGGGTTCGCTTCCGCCGGGCGCACAGCAGCTCATCAGTTCGACGCGAGTAACGCCCGATTGTCGGGATCAGTAAAATCGGGGTACATCTCGAGAGTTTTGTACTGTTCGGCGGCTTCGATCCGCCCCGGGCCGAGCACGCAGAACTCCTCCGGCGGGTGGAGCCCCATCCGAACGAAACAATCCCGGATCTGGCACTTGAGATAGTGATCGACGTAGGCCTGGAACTCCTGAAGCGGCCCGGGATCGATCGGTGCGAGTTCGATCAGAGTGTCCGGGTCGCGGTCGAAGGGGTCCTGATTCGGTTCACCGATGTGTTCGACACCGTGGTCGTCGACGTACGCCGTGTACAGCGAGGAGACGCCGCCAATGTCGATGGCGTCACTGATGTCGACATCTCGGTTCTGGGCCAGTGATTCGGCATGCTCAGAGAACGCCCGCCAGTCGGAACACTTCGAGTCATTGAACACTGCAACCGGCTCCGAAGTCTCGTCGAGATCGATCTCGTGGACAGTTGCGAGCGTCTCGAACTCGTCCGCGAGGTCCGTCTCCAGCGGATCGAGGCCGAGATATACGTGCTGGCGATAGAGCACTAAATCCGAACCGGCAGCGTCCGACGGAATCGGGATTGCCCGTGAGACGGAATCGTCGTGGTAACTCCGAAGTTGCTGGCGGAGATCACCGAACCGGTCATCAAACGCTGATTGCGAGAGTTCGGCGATTGCCTGTCGAACCGCGTCGATCCGTTCGGGGTGAACCTCTGGCGGGACCGTATCGTAGCCGCGCTCGCAATAGACGTAGTACTGGGCGAATCGGCGCGCCTGTTCGTTTACCTCGTTTTCTTCCGGGGTACGGTTTGCTGCTTTGTCTGCGTATTCATCGCAAACATGGGCGTATATGTCTCCATTTCCCTTGTGCAATTCAATCTGATGTTCGGCGCCCTTTTGATCGACTACCTTGACCCCAATATCGTCCTCATCTTCGCCGATTATTTCTGTCTCCATATCGATTAGAATTTGGTATCGTCGTTATGGTCACTCCCACCGAAGCGCTGACGGACCTTTTCGTCGATCAGATCCTCGATATAGGCGCCGAAGGCGCTGGACTTTTCGGCTAACGCCGTCGACCCGGCCTCGAAAACGGGGTCGTACGCCGCCTTCGAGACGTCACTCGCGACGCCAGACGCGAGTTCCGTGACGAGTTGCTGGCCAGCGACCGCGCCGCCCGCCGTTCCCACACCAGGTGCGATCATCGTCCCGATAGCGGCCCCAGCGAGGCCACCAACCGCCCCGATAGCCCCCTTGCCGGCTGCCGCTCCGATAGTCTCGGTCTTGGTCCGATGCTGTGGTTCGAGCGTGGCCATAATCTCCCGCTGGTTCTCCACCAGTTTTCCGACCGTCTCGGACAGATCGCCGTCGTTCAACTCCTGAAAACGTGATTGCGCCTCGGAGTCACTGCCACCGAGGCCCAATTTCGAGCCAACCGACGACATCACCGACTTCACCGATCGCTGGACGTGGACCTCCGTCTTCGCCATGCGTTGGATCCCGAGCTCGCCGCCTTCCATCACGCGCTGGGCGGTCTCCTCGGCCTCGCGTTCGAGTTGTGGATCCGGGTCTACCTCCAACTCGACGTTCTGCTGGGGCATCATCGACAGCGCGCCGCCGGTCTGCTGTCTCACGTGAGCCAGTTCGTGCGCGAGCAGGTGCTGGCCCTCTGGGCTCTCCGGATCGTACTCACCCGAGTTGAACGCGATGTGATTCCCGACCGTAAAGGCCCGGGCGTTGATGTCCTCGCAAGCCTTCGCGGCTTGCGGTCCGGTGTGTATCTGCACGTCACCGAACGAGTCACCCATCCGATCCTCGACCGCGTGCTGGATCGAGGCGTCAAGTGACTGGCCCGACGAGGAGATGACCTCGCGGACGCTTTCGGGAACACCTGCATCGCCAGCCGAACCAGCCGCCTTGTGGGCGTCCTTGTTCCGACGGAAGGCAGCTAGATTCTGGCGATTGTTGTCGATTGGGATCTCGTCAGGTCGATTCTCGATCCGTCCGCGCACCTCCTTGGCGCGAGCCTTCGCTTCCGGCCACAGTTCCGTCGGCCCCGACGCTGGCTGTGCCGACCGCATCACGTTCGCGCCGGCGAGCATCGGCGACACCTGTTGGGCGTCCGCCGACCGTCGCGATCGCGAGTCTCGCTTCGACGACTGATCGTCCTCGGACGACCGACGTGACCGCCGTCTGGCGTGCCTAGCCATCGACAGTACCCTCCGGGGAACCGCAGATCACGGATACTCGGTGTCGCCACCCGTTCATTGGTCCTAATTTTATTTCAACCGATAATAATTCTTTTCATCAGTTGGGATCGGACTTGGGAGAGACCGATGGCAACTTTCCCGGGACCGTGAGCGAGGCTTCCCGGCGAAGGCGGCGACAAAACGGGAAATTCCCCCGTTCTATTCTGATAATACAAGGTATTATTCACACCCATCCATACTGTCACGTGTATGTACGAACGGGACGGTGACCACCTCCAGGCCGAATTCGACCGAATTCTGGTCGCCCTCAATGCACTCACCGACAGGGACCTGCGTCCCGCGGACGAGTCCATCGACCTTCCGGATGCCGAGCCCGACAAGACCGGCACCAAGCGGCCGGACCCACTAACGAACGTCGGGGCGACGCTGCAATCGATCACTGGCCATCCCGACCAAGGGTCGGACGAAAGCACCGGAGCAACGGATCTCACTGACGTCCTGACCGAATTGGCGGCGGAGATCGATCACAACTGCGGGCTTGCACGCGAGGCAGGGTTGGAACTTCGACTCGACTCGCTCGCCCGTTCGCTAAACCTCTCGCGCATCCATCTCGATGCCCTGCTTCTCGCCCTCGCGCCGGAGCTCGACTGGCGCATCGCATCAATCTACGGGTTGATCAGCGGGATGGAGCAACCATTGCCCGCGCAGATCTCCGTTCTCGAAACAGTTCTCGGACGAATGGGCCACGGAACCGCGATAGGAGATAGTAGCCCGAAAGAGGCGCTCGCAACGGCCGCTCCGCTCTTCGGGTATCGACTTTTCGTGCGTCACTCCGGCAATCCCGGCACACCCTCCGCCTACGACACCGTCACCGTCGACGAGCGAATCGTCGACTACCTCAAGGGCGACGACAGTCTCGACCGCGCGCTCGCCGATCTCGTTTCCATCGACCACCCCGATAGCTCCCTCTCCGACCTCGTCTTCGACGACGAGACGACCGAGACGCTGGAGACGATCCGCTCCCGCTCGGAAGCCGCCGACGCACCCACCATCTACCACTTCGCGGGCGAGGACGGCACCGGCAAGGACCGTCTCCCAGCCGCCCTCACCGACGCCGACACGCCGATCCTCCGCGCCGATGCGATCGATATCGTCGAGGACGACGACCTGTGCACTCGCCTCATCCGCGAGGGCGCCCTGCAGGACGCCGCGATCCACCTCACGGGACTCGAACGCGTCACCGAACGGACGGAGACACCTGCGATCGGCGTCGACGAAGACGGCGGCGTCGCCATGCCCGATCCCGACGCGCCCACGGTCGACTCGATCGTCGAACGCTTCGACGACGCGCCCGGCGATGTCTTCCTGAGCCATACGGAGGCGTGGAAACCCGACGTCGACCTCGCTCGCCACCACGTCGAGACCGTCCACTGTCAGTTCCCCGGGTACAGTACGCGCCTGGCCATCTGGGAGGAGTACGCCGACGAGATTGCCGAGGACTACCTCGTCGAGAACGTCGCGACCAACTTCCGCCTTCCCCAGCGCGACATCCGGCGGGCGGTCAAAACTGCGAGGTATCTCTGCCGATCGGAGCAGGGTATCGTCGATGCCTCCGAAGAGTCCGCCTCCACAGATGCCTTCGCCCCCGTCGACGCCGCCCTCGAACGGGAGCACCTCTATGCGGCCTGCAAGCGCTACTCCGCGTCCAATCTCGAAGCGCTGGCCGACCGGATGGAGCCCGGCTACGAACTGGACGATCTCTATCTCAACGACAAGCCCAAGACCCACCTCCGGGAGCTCTGTGGGCACCTCCAGTACCGCGGCGCGGTCACCAGCGAGTGGGGCTTCGGCGAGCCCGGCAGCCGTGGGGACGGCGTCGTCGCCCTGTTCTACGGCCAGCCCGGCACCGGGAAGACCATGGCC containing:
- a CDS encoding eCIS core domain-containing protein, which codes for MGDSFSDVQIHTGPTAAKACEEINARAFTVGNHIAFNAGEYDPESPEGQHLLAHVKQQTGAAISMMPQADADLEIDPDPQLEREADQAAEEALSGEEALIVNRLGTDVHIQRMPEGEQIDQARQEADERFGSDVPADPEVLAKEVEQLKANQQQVLEVLSQAQPGAPSEGEWGETATKGLLGSLASMGTGAAVGAAVGSIFPGLGTEAGAAVGTAASGVVGDFVKQGIGWASDNLVDEKAASLEQMYEEISRMYEELKDEGNAHGGATKFGANNESGISG
- a CDS encoding eCIS core domain-containing protein produces the protein MRSAQPASGPTELWPEAKARAKEVRGRIENRPDEIPIDNNRQNLAAFRRNKDAHKAAGSAGDAGVPESVREVISSSGQSLDASIQHAVEDRMGDSFGDVQIHTGPQAAKACEDINARAFTVGNHIAFNSGEYDPESPEGQHLLAHELAHVRQQTGGALSMMPQQNVELEVDPDPQLEREAEETAQRVMEGGELGIQRMAKTEVHVQRSVKSVMSSVGSKLGLGGSDSEAQSRFQELNDGDLSETVGKLVENQREIMATLEPQHRTKTETIGAAAGKGAIGAVGGLAGAAIGTMIAPGVGTAGGAVAGQQLVTELASGVASDVSKAAYDPVFEAGSTALAEKSSAFGAYIEDLIDEKVRQRFGGSDHNDDTKF
- a CDS encoding AAA family ATPase, with the protein product MYERDGDHLQAEFDRILVALNALTDRDLRPADESIDLPDAEPDKTGTKRPDPLTNVGATLQSITGHPDQGSDESTGATDLTDVLTELAAEIDHNCGLAREAGLELRLDSLARSLNLSRIHLDALLLALAPELDWRIASIYGLISGMEQPLPAQISVLETVLGRMGHGTAIGDSSPKEALATAAPLFGYRLFVRHSGNPGTPSAYDTVTVDERIVDYLKGDDSLDRALADLVSIDHPDSSLSDLVFDDETTETLETIRSRSEAADAPTIYHFAGEDGTGKDRLPAALTDADTPILRADAIDIVEDDDLCTRLIREGALQDAAIHLTGLERVTERTETPAIGVDEDGGVAMPDPDAPTVDSIVERFDDAPGDVFLSHTEAWKPDVDLARHHVETVHCQFPGYSTRLAIWEEYADEIAEDYLVENVATNFRLPQRDIRRAVKTARYLCRSEQGIVDASEESASTDAFAPVDAALEREHLYAACKRYSASNLEALADRMEPGYELDDLYLNDKPKTHLRELCGHLQYRGAVTSEWGFGEPGSRGDGVVALFYGQPGTGKTMAAEVIANETGLDLYRVDLAQIVDKYIGETESQLAALLDEAERSNAILLFDEADSLFGERTDVGDATDRHANNVTNFLLQRLESFDGIALLTTNKRGGIDSAFKRRIAHSIRFDVPQEDLRRRLWRESFPDEANVATDDFDFDFLGMKTLTPAIIRKVAKYAAYIAATEAYDGQPLDGETTSLEDVTITFDHIILGLQYASEAGGVALQDDEFYQYEERLRTYETKHVSRDFDTRFRMRYLDGEGLEDVANGDDGDESGEVGGEAEDGGGKPTEDTRAESPNKESDATDDDASESDKKSVDSENGPTRIADDSLTPEAVVRHFYDRVRAQDRAGLSALYHPDAEAEILSKRDVMAMDLSNVELASSIERIVDEDERVVLEFVEASNTHELPTEIECQADDAGRWRLYTIRQDAPAETT